A region of the Oncorhynchus clarkii lewisi isolate Uvic-CL-2024 chromosome 4, UVic_Ocla_1.0, whole genome shotgun sequence genome:
AGGTTGTTTTAGAGCGACCAAGTGCTTTTATGATATCCTAactacatatacactgagtgtacaaaacattaagaaaactttcctaatattgatttgcaCCCCAACCCAcacaccttttgccctcagaacagcctcaatttgtcaggcaTGGGCTCTACAAGTTGTCAAAAGCATTCCAAAGGGACACTGGCCCATTGTTACAAATACCTTTGGCCCGgcagtctggggggggggggggggatgttaaCGAGTCctgtaacataactcatgcaaagtaTAATAGTGAAAAGTAACAGTGAGAACGAAAAACCAGACAACTAAATTACCGTCAAACAACCCGGGTTTATTGTTAAACACACGGTAAAGGGGGGCAGGAAAAGGGGCGGAGTTGGACCCAAGGAAAGACACAAATATCCCAAAACACCCAAGcgagactagcctacttcaatacagctaactaattAACCAAAAATACAgcgggtggtccacccagttctaactagggtATTTAGACAAAGTATTCCTACGGGTAATGTATGCCCATAGGCAACTTGTCTTGGTACCCCCTTTTGGTACCCCCTGGGGACAAAGTGACATGTAGTTGCAAAAACAAAAGAGAGCTCAATCcaaagagatatatatatatatatatatatatatatatatatatatatatatatatagcgtgAGATATAGCGAGAAATTGAGCGAAAGAGACACAGAAAGATTGAATGAGAAATCAAGCTCATGAGAaaacaactgacagggtttttaaaccaagggaaagggaaTGTGATAGGGTAAGGGAAAAGGAGCAGGTGTCTtctgattgttgactgattggggaatgaTGATTGTCACCTGTgacgggagaaggagagaaaagaaacacaggatacacacacaggatacttgtatccgtaacacccacgttgactccaatgcttaccACAGTTGggtgaatgtcctttgggtggtggaccagtcCTGATACTCACGggaaattgttgagcgtgaaaaacccaaccactgtgattattatttgagcCTGCTGGTGATCTGTTAACGTTTGAACATATTGAAGAACGATCTAGCCTtgatggccatgtactcttattaTCTCCACCGGCATAGCCAGAACTGGCTATAAACAGAACATATATGGCAcagatacacaatccatgtctgaatggattgaatggcacagatacacaatccatgaatggcacagatacacaatccatgaatggcacagatacaaaatccatgaatggcacagatacacaatccatgaatggcacagatacacaatccatgaatggcacagatacaaaatccatgaatggcacagatacacaatccatgaatggcacacatacacaatccatgaatggcacacatacacaatccatgtctcaattgtctcaacgcttaaaagtccttctttaaccgtctcctccccttcatctacactgattgaagtggatttaacaagtgacataaataagggatcatagctttcacctggattcacctggtcagtctatgtcatggaatattttgttcttaatgttttgtatatttaGAATGTTTCTCCATGATGTatataaacaaaatatatatgtGTAGGCTATCCATTTTTATGTTTGAGCACTTTGAATAGGCCTAGCCTATGTGCTGATGGCAGTATTAGCTAATGCTCCTGTTAaaatgtctcagtctctgtattgATGGGGGGACTTCCACCCAGTGAAAGCTATACTAGgcagtatactgtactgtatatctaacccATCATAGGCTTTAATGTCTGTCTTCCATGCCGGCGATGTCCAGTAGCAGCTATCAGCCAAATGGAAGTGCATGACACAGACAGGTTCCCAGCCAAAGCTGAGTGATTGGTCTGCTTTAATTGGAACCACTAAGTGTCTGGTCACCTGTCCATTTCCTTAATCACGAAGCAATGACAAGATGTCTGGTTTATGGGTCGGTATGTAGGGAGCTAGAAGTTCTCATTCACCTTTCAGTGTGTAGATAGTCcctctatatactgtatctgctaaacacacacacacattgacttcTAATTCTCTGTGAGCACTGACACAGCACACCGAACACATATCATCCAACACACAGAATGTCTTCCCTAGAATTACTCGCCGAAAGCAATAAGACAGGAACAATAGCATGCATCTGTGATGAGTAATATTACACCTTGGTACATTAGCGAGAACTctgggtgactgtgtgtgtgtgtgtgtgtgtgtgtgtgtttgtatgtgtgtgtgtatatactactGTAGCAGTTTCCCAGTTGCTGTCTCTCTTACATCTGTCAGAATGCCATCAGACTGACATCCCAACTGGACTCAGAACCCCCCCATCCCTCTACAAtcatattatatacacacacacacacacacacacacacacacacacacacacacacacacacacacacgagaataCCTTACACaggtacatgcacacaataagaaaagctttattttttttatcccttTCATAACATAAAAGACAAGATCATTTATTTTTACAATGTGTTTTCACcatcccttctgtctctccttttctctctctgtttgtacAGACACGTTCCAGTCTCTGCTATCCTTCACTCTGAACCTGACCACTGGTCTTTTTGACAGTGCCTATGAGCCCCTCTCCCAGGACGCTCGCCCCCTGGTGGCAGACCTCTTCtccgacctctctctcttcctgggaGGAGACGGCAACACCTCCATGGAGCGCTCTGTGCACCGCTTCTACGACAACCTCTTCCCGCTGGTTTACCGGCGTCTTGTCAACCCTGGGCTGGCCTCGGCCCCAACCTCCTCTGAGCACAGCGAGTGTCTGCGCATGACACGCCAGGATGTCAACCCATTTGGGTCCCACCCCCGTGTCCTGGCCGAGGGGCTGACCCGCGCTCTGAGCGCAGGACGGGCACTGAGCCAGGCGCTGGTGATAGGGGCAGAGGTGCTGAACGCCACAGAGCGGGCGGGGCTGGCCAGGGAGTGTGGGCGGGCTCTGGTGAGGATGCAGTACTGCCCCCACTGCAGGGGCCTGACCCTGATCCGGCCGTGTGGAGGACTGTGTCTGAATGTGATGCGGGGCTGCTTGGTAGGGCTCTCGGAGCTGGACGGGCCCTGGAGGCGCTATGTGGCCCTGCTGCAGGAACTGACAGGGGCCCTGGCTGAAGGCCACGACCTAGAGCTGGCTCTGCAGGGCATCAGGAACCACGTCAATGACGCTATCCTGCACGCACAGCTGCACGGGCCACGCATCAGTGCCATCGTGAGTCAGTGCCTCACCCACCACTCATACTTCACCTGTCATAGGACTGTACTAATATGACACACCTCTTAAGGCCCATGATGAGACCACTTGGGCACATGACCATCCCTCACACCATTCATTTACATCACAGGACACATGCAACAAAAATAATATTGGTAGGTCTCATCTGTCATATAAAACTGTTCTCTTAGGTCTTTGGGTTCTCTATTAATGACACCCACAAAATAACTCTCAAGACTCTTCTGTGCAGCTCTGTGGTTGGCTTCTGTGGCTGAGTGGCTGCCTGGAGTGGCTGGCATGGACCTTCTCTCTTGGCTTTGGACTCAAGGGGCTAGGAGATGGGAGGCTGGCAGGTTTCTTGGTACTTGTAAAGCAGGggacaagagaagagaggagggagaatttGCTAAATTCCACCAAAGCTGAATGTATCACAGAGGGCCAAGCAAACAATACACTTTTTTACTTAGAATGACAGATAGGATATTATCTCTTTGCTCACACAAAAGAGAACCTGTGGTGTAGAGAGACATAGATACATATCTGATTCTAGCTGTTTTTCCTGAGTGATTTAGTTTAATGGGCTTGAATATTAAGTTCTAGCTCCAATGATAGGTAGGATTATGGTAATGATGACAACTGTGGGCCTGATTAGATTGTGGTTATTAATATGATTATAATTGACTATGATAATGAGACATGAAAgattacactatataacacatacCTGTCTATGTTGTGCAGAGATGTTTGGAGGACAGGAGTGGGGGTCTGTGAGGGCCAGAGATGTTAGGGGGACTGGAGTGGCGGGTCTGTGGGGGCCAGAGATTTTAGGGGGACAGGAGTGGGGGTCTGTGGGGCCAGAGATTTTAGGGGGACAGGAGTGGGGGTCTGTGAGGGCCAGAGATGTTAGGGGGGATGGAGTGGTGGGTCTGTGGGGCCAGcatccctccccatctcatcaGCACCCCTCTTTGTTACTGACACTGTCATTGTAGTAGTGTATTTACAGTCTGCCTGCCACCCCCAGGATCAAGTGTTGCTCATTCGCTGGTTCAACATGGCTAGGATGGCTGGGTCTCAGGTTACCCCCAGGATCAAGTGTTGCTCATTCGCTGGTTCAACATGGCTAGGATGGCTGGGTCTCAGGTTACCCCCAGGATCAAGTGTTGCTCATTCGCTGGTTCAACATGGCTAGGATGGCTGGGTCTCAGGTTACCCCCAGGATCAAGTGTTGCTCATTCGCTGGTTCAACATGGCTAGGATGGCTGGGTTTCAGGTTCCCCCAGGATCAAGTGTTGCTCATTCGCTGGTTCACCATGGCTAGAATGGCTGGGTCTCAGGTTAGCCCCAGGATCAAGTGTTGCTCATTCGCTGGTTCAACATGGCTAGGATGGCTGGGTCTTAGGTTACCCCCAGGATCAAGTGTTGCTCATTCGCTGGTTCAACATGGCTAGGATGGCTGGGTCTCAGGTTACCCCCAGGGCTGGCATTTGAGGTCTGGACCCAGAGATGGGAAGGGAAGGAGTAGGCAATGACGACTCATTCGGTCATATGACTCATTCAGTCACCTTCACAAACCTCTTCCTTTTcaactcctcttcctccccctcttcctcctcctcctgctcctcctcaacTGTTTTCCATCTCCACACAGAGGCATGTGTGCAGGTGTGTTTATAAGTGTTTATAATTTATGGGGATTATCTTTCTAGATGTCCTGCTGCATGTCTTTCCTGTGGAGATAAACCTCCTACAGTAAGATGGAAGACAGCCGAGTATCTTATTACCTTATGCATGATGAAAGTACCAGACTACCAGATTGAAGAGATGTGGGCCtagctctctcttttcctctctcctctccttgtcttccTCCAGTGACATGGTTTGTTGGACCAGGTTTCCAGTTGGCATGGTGAGAATTGCCTCCTCAGCACATCCATACAAACAATCCATTAGCCTATCTAGTTAAGTGTATCTAGGTGCCTGACGCAGCAGGAGCTGCAGCAGGCcagcagaccccccccccccccacagcctgCCAATCACTCCCTCTCTGCCAAAATGCAACAaggtggagaggagagtaggTGTCCAAAACACTTAGCAAGGAGAGATACTGGAATGACGATAGACTTCAGAAAAGCCCCCCTAACACAGGTAGTGACTAACATTCTTTCACATTTCAGCAATATTTTCAACTCTTGCACCAGGTATTGCTGTAGCGTTGCAATTACTATTGTAATTAAGAATCTCTGAATCGTAATGAATACATCCAGTTGATTTAAGTGAAAATCCTCTGCAACGCTTCAATAGCTAATTATTAGTGAGTTATAAAATATTTATCAATCCTTAGAATCCATACTGAAAGCTTTGTAGGAGCTAAGCCAGAGTTTGGCTGGGGCACGGGGGTGGCAGGGGCTCTAAAGAGATCCTGATTGACGGGATGCAGGGGCGCTTTGGTGATGTCACTCAAGCTCCGGCAGTCTTTTGATGAGTTAGAGTTCACTTTATTAGCATGAGCATACTCTTTGTCCTGCAGAATTGTGGGTTTTaaactgtgtgtttgttttctgGTCTGGCATTGAGTTGTTTTGAGGCTTCCTAAAGGATCTGCCAGCTATTCAGTGGGTTGCCTCTGGTCCTGTCCAGCCGTCTAGAGCCCCAGTGAATCCCCTCAGAAAGTGTCTGTAGGCGGACCACAGACTGCCCTCCAGAATGCAAATCCAACTCTGGACAAAGACTCCTCATGCTGACTGGACAACCCTGTCCCACAATGCTTTGAAACTCAGGGCCTGGGACAGAGTGATGAGAACATTTCTGTGGCTAATCTCTGGACAAATAAACTTctataggaacacacacacactgaggaggctggtgggaggagctatagaaggACAGGCtgattgtaatgactggaatggaatcaatagaacggagtcaaacatgtggtttacatatgtttggtgtgtttgatgccgttccatttttttccattccagccattacaatgagcctgacacacacacacacacacacacacacacacacacacacacacacacacacacacacacacacacacacacacacacacacacacacacgagtacgTCTTCCCTAAGGCTATCCAACAACAGTTACAATTAGGGGTGACAGGGCAAGCAGATTCCCTTGGTCTTTGGCTTCCCTCTTATAAAAAATAGGACATTTCCCAGATGTATACAAACACATCCTCACAAGTGATACACATGAATATACACACATACCCTTAATGTCAGTGAGCTCGATTGCTGTCTAATCTCTGGGGAaggcagtgtgtgtctctgttggTGTCAGTGGTTTTGTCCCAGCTTTATGTTGGCCTACACCCTAACTCAGAGCTTAGGTAGAGCTTTCTGAAAACGTCCATATTTCACTGTTTCACAGCACCCTACTTACTGTCCAGGGGCCAAATGAGCTAATTCCATTAGAGAGCCTTTAAAGCCTGTCCACAGCTGTGTGGGTGGGAGTGGTAAATGGGATCCATGTCACATCGGCCTATAACTCACTCCCAGCTACTCTACACAGAAGGctggatatgagagagagagagagagagagagagggggagggagagcgagagagaatacaTCATCTCAGCTTTTCTTTTTGGGCAGACCACCGGTTGCTGACGTTTTTTAACGTCAGCgcataccccctctctctctctctctctctctctctctctctctctctctatctctctctctttctccccccccccattGCCCCCGCCAGCGTCTGGACAATAAGTCAtaagagggaaggaaagagaaatGCAACACCATAGCAGCATCTGCATATCCACTGGCCCCTGGTGATATCAGTTGTCTAGCGACTGGATCATTCTTCTCAGTGCAGTATCATAGTTCTGTGTTCGTTCTGGTTTTAGGCAAGAATAATCACCATTGTGTCACTGATTTCCACAGCATGAGCCCTGCACATCTGCAACATATTCTTATCATTGTGTTCTCACATACTGTAGAGTGACTCTGTTAGGGATGTAATGGGCACCCTCTTTTTTCACACACTGTCTAATTTCCTTCTCTACCCAcccttcacccccctctctccacccctctctcctatccctctctcttagGTTGATAAAGTATGTGGGCCTCTCACAGACACTCCGTCAGTGACAAGCATACGTTCCACCCTGAAGGTCATGACCTCTGTGAGTACCTCCCCGACCTCGATGGTGATGACATCCTCCCCAGCTGAGGTGACACGGGACCACTTGTCACATaccaggaggtgagagagagaggcggccATAGTGTCTGGTTAGCTGCCTTAGAGTGGTTGGTGTTGTAGCTGGTTGGCATGCTGTGTTCCACATGTATTTGCGCATTGCAGTATGAGTTACTTAGAAGCACACTTTGCCACATATATTTTTTGTCAAACAAGCTTTCTCTATCAttatgtttttttacattttgaagATATGTTTTCCCTCTCCTTCGCATTGACTTGTGTTTGCTTTGCATTGGATCCCTGCTATTCCTACAccatctctctcatcctctctcctcctctccctgaccaTGATCACATCCTCCCAGGTCCTTTCCTCTGAAACCATCCAAGAATAATAAGCCTAGAAGTCTAAAAAAGATCTCAAGGTAAGCATGAAGCCCAGCATCTCCCCCTCGCTCGTTAATGTGGCCGTCTGACATGGAGTACAGGGGTTGGCCACCAGCGACACATTATGTCACCTTAataaatatacatacagtgccttcagaaagtattcacaccccttgattttttccacattttgttgtgttacaacctgaattcaaaattgattcaattgacattttgtgtcactgatctacacacaatatcccataatgtcaaagtggaattatgtattTAGACATTTGTacaaattaaaaatgaaaagctgaaatgtcaatcagtattcaacccttttgttatggtaagcctaaataagttcaggagtaaaaatgtgcttaacaagttacataataatttgcatggactcactctgtgtgcaataatagtgtttaacattattttttcatgactacctcatctctgtaccccacgcatacaattatctgtaagctcCCTCAATCGAGCAGtaaatttcaagcacagattcaaacACAAAGATGAATGAGGTTTTCCAGTGGTTCGCAAAGGGCACCTATCGGTAGATGGGTATAAAaacaacagacattgaatatccctttgagcatggtgcagttgttaattacactttggatggtgtatcaatacccccagtcactacaaagatataggCACCCttcctacagtgcatttggaaagtattcagaccccttgactttttccacattctgttacgttacagacttgttctaaaattgactaaatagttttttctacacaaaatatcccataatgacaaggcaaaaattgttttgttttttacattttagcaaatttattacaaatacaaaacggaaatatcacatttacttaagtattcagaccctttattcagtactttgttgaagcacctttggcagcgattacatccttgagtcttcttggggagtttctcccattcttcactgcagatcctctcaagctatgtcaggttggatggggagcgtcgctgcacagctattttcaggtctctccagagatgttcgatcgggttcaagtccgggctctggctgagccactcaaggactttcagagacttgtcccgaagccactcctgcgttgtcttggctgtgtgcttagggtcgttgtcctgttggaaagtgaaccttcgccacagtctgaggtgCTGAGTGCTctcgagcaggttttcatcaaggatctctctgtgggcctcctgggtggcgcagtggtctagggcactgcattgcagtgctagctgtgccaccagagattctgggttcgagcccaggctctgtcccagccggccgcgaccgggaggcccatggggcggcgcacaattggcccagtgtcgtccgggttagggagggtttggccggcagggatatccttgtctcatcgcgcactagcgactcctgtggcgggccaagcgcagtgcatgctgaccaggtcgccaggtgtactgtgtttcctccaacacattggtgcggctggcttccgggttgaaaaaaaaaagtatctctctgtactttgttctgttcatctttccctcaatcctgactagtctcccattccttCCCGCTGAAAAATCCCCCCACAGCACTTGGCTATGTTgatagcatcatgctgtggggatgtttgacCGGGCAAGAGTCTTGGtgggtccaaacttcttccatttaagagtgatggatgccactgtgttcttggggaccttcaatgctgcagaatgtttttggtatccttccccagatctgtgcctcgacacacacctgtctcagagctctacgggtaattccttcggcctcatggcttggtttttgctctgacacgcattgtcaactgtgggaccttatacagtggggcaaaaaagtatttagtcagccaccaattgtgcaagttctcccacttaaaaatatgagagaggcctgtaattttcatcataggtacacttcaactatgacagacaaaatgaggaaaaaaaatccagaaaatcacattgtaggatttttaatgaatttattttcaaattatggtggaaaataagtatttggtcacctacaaacaagcaagatttctggctctcacagacctgtaacttcttctttaagaggctcttctgtcctccactcgttacctgtattaatggcacctgtttgaacttgttatcagtataaaaaacacttgtccacaacctcaaacagtcacactccaaactccactatggccaagaccaaagagctgtcaaaggacaccagaaacaaaattgtagacctgcaccaggctgggaagacggaacctgcaataggtaagcagcttggcttgaagaaatcaactgtgggagcaattattaggaaatggaagacatacaagaccactgataatcttcctcgatctggggctccacgcaagatctcaccccgtggggtcaaaatgatcacaagaacggtgagcaaaaatcccagaaccacacggcgggacctagtgaatgacctgcagagagctgggaccaaagtaacaaagcctacaatTAGTAACACACttcgccgccagggactcaaatcctgcagtgccagacgtgtccccctgcttaagccagtacatgtccaggcccgtctgaagtttgctagagagcatttggatgatccagaagaagattgggagaatgtcatatggtcagatgaaaccaaaatataactttttggtaaaaactcaactcgtcgtgtttggtggacaaagaatgctgagttgcatccaaagaacaccatacctactgtgaagcatgggggtggatacatcatgctttggggctgtttttctgcaaagggaccaggacgactgatccgtgtaaaggaaagaatgaatggggccatgtatcgtgagattttgagtgaaaacctccttccatcagcaagggcattgacgatgaaacgtggctgggtctttcagcatgacaatgatcccaaacacactgcctgggcaacgaaggagtggcatggtaagaagcatttcaaggtcctggagtggcctagccagtctccagatctcaaccccatagaaaatctttggagggagttgaaagtccgtgttgcccagcaacagccccaaaacatcactgctctagaggagatctgcatggaggaatgggccaaaataacagcaacactgtgtgaaaaccttgtgaagacttacagaaaacatttgacctctgtcattgccaacatagggtatataacaaagtattgagataaacttttgttattgaccaaatacttattttccaccataatttgcaaaaacaTTCATTAAATTTtttctctaattttgtctgtcatagttgaagtgtacctatgatgaaaatgacaggcctctctcatctttttaagtgggagaacttgcacaattggtggctgactaaatacttttttgccccactgtatagacaagtaatgtctaatcaattgattttaccataggtggactccaatcaagttgttgaaacatctcgaggatgatcaatgaaaactggatgcacctgagctgaatttcaagtctcatagcaaagggtctgaattcttacgtaaataaggtatttctgttttttggggGTTtatcatttgcaaaaatgtctaaaaaactgttttcgcttcgtcattatgggttattgtgtgtagattgcagcactccatcaatcaggcctttatggtagagtggccagacagaagccactcctcagtaaaaggcacttgacagcccgcttggagttttccaaaagtcacataaaggactctcagagcatgagaaacaagattctctggattgatgaaactaagattgaactctttgacctgaatgccaagcctcacgactggaggaaacctggcatcattcctacagtgaagcatggtggtggcagcatcatgctgtggcgtCACTCCcccctccaacctgacagagcttgagaggatctgcagagaagaatgggataaactccccaaatacaggtgtgccaagcttgtagcttcatgtccaagaagacccgaggctgtaatcgctgccaaaggtgcttcaacaaagtactgagcagaGTCTGAatttgtatgtaaatgtgatatttcagttgttttttattataaatgtgcaaaaaaaatgtgtttttgctttgtcattatggggtattgtgtgtagattgagggggggaaattatggaatcaattttaaaataaggttgTAACTGAGGATGtatcagcaacattgtagttactccacagtacTAACATAAATGGCAGACTGAAAGATTGAAgcctatacagaataaaaatatgtcgaaacatgcatcctgtttgcattaaAGTaatgtaatactgcaaaaaaatgtagcaaataaattaactttttgtTCTGAACACAAAGCGTTATATTTGTGGCAAATCCAGCACATCGCTGAGACCACTTCATATTTTAAAGCgtggtgatggctgcatcatgttatgggtatgcttgtcatcggcaaggacaaggacgttttttaggataaaaataaacggaatagagctaagcacaggcaaaatccttgggaaaacttggttcagtctgctttcagaCATTCACTGGCagacaaattcacttttcagcaggacaattacctaaaacataaggccaaatatgcactggagttgcttttcaagatgatgttgaatattcctgagtgacctagttacagttttgacttaaatcggctttaAAATCTATGCCAAGACTTGGAAATGGCtgtctagaaatgatcaacaacgagcttgaagaattttttaaagaataatgggcaaatattttacaatccaggtgtgcaaagctcttagagacttatccagaaaaactcaaagctgtaattgctgccaaaggtgattctaacatgtattgacttatgGGGTGGGAAACTTATCTAATGAAGTTATATTAGTGTTTCATTTTCCATCTCTTTTTTAAAAAACTTTGACATTacatagtattttgtgtagatcgttgactaACAAAATTACAatgaaatcaattttaatcccactttgtaacacaacaaaatgtggaaaaagtcaaggggtgtgaatactgtctgaagggCACCTCAATGAATATACATTCGATTCTATGATATTGTGGTTATGATCAGCACCCCATACCCTCTCTcgttcttccctctcccctctctgtctcccttttcctcgctctctcctctacctcagagAGTTTATGGGCTATATCCAACGCTACAGGTCCTTCTTCTCTGCGTTGCCAGAGATGCTTTGTGAGAGTGAGATG
Encoded here:
- the LOC139407945 gene encoding glypican-5-like, with protein sequence MFQTILQRVDFWLIYLTVVLCGASGAGVHSCHEVKTAFQLRQIGPLKWVPEAPGTDGELQICKHAGPSCCTRKMEESYQAAVRRETLQNIRSYSFELKFLIVGHASAFQDTFQSLLSFTLNLTTGLFDSAYEPLSQDARPLVADLFSDLSLFLGGDGNTSMERSVHRFYDNLFPLVYRRLVNPGLASAPTSSEHSECLRMTRQDVNPFGSHPRVLAEGLTRALSAGRALSQALVIGAEVLNATERAGLARECGRALVRMQYCPHCRGLTLIRPCGGLCLNVMRGCLVGLSELDGPWRRYVALLQELTGALAEGHDLELALQGIRNHVNDAILHAQLHGPRISAIVDKVCGPLTDTPSVTSIRSTLKVMTSVSTSPTSMVMTSSPAEVTRDHLSHTRRSFPLKPSKNNKPRSLKKISREFMGYIQRYRSFFSALPEMLCESEMVVDDFTCWSGEDVVESYVGRVVGNGLQAQKNNPEIKVRSIDPILVGARDRLEHFKREMQGQMGWTTDWGGWVEKGSGTREEASGECDDEDGCQGSGDEDFTNERVDVASTHVPFGKSPAVREPPWHVPTAQPPPQVAVRAAGHTPTPHPATTITLILLSALANHTD